The following proteins come from a genomic window of Trifolium pratense cultivar HEN17-A07 linkage group LG4, ARS_RC_1.1, whole genome shotgun sequence:
- the LOC123921349 gene encoding S-adenosyl-L-methionine:benzoic acid/salicylic acid carboxyl methyltransferase 3-like isoform X1: protein MDLGQVLHMNGGVGEKSYANNSLLQQKVISTTKLLRDESIINVCGNTLPKSLAIADLGCSCGPNTLLVISETIKVVEKLYKKKNHKSPEYKIFLNDLPGNDFNTIFQSLDTFKENLRNEIKTEMDHCYIFGAPGSFYSRLFPDNSMHFVHSSYSLQFLSKVPEGVDDNKGNIYLSSTSPSNVLKAYYDQYKTDFSYFLKCRAQELVEGGCLFVTLIGRQSEDPSSKEISYLWDFMSVALNDMVLEGIIKEENLNSFNVPLYYPSLSEVKLEVLTEGSFSINQLDSSQIIFKELDNYKDAFNSKISGSLTEDGYNLGQCIRAIAEPLLVGHFGESVTKEAFNRFQKYVTDNVPKDRTKITNITMILTKRP, encoded by the exons ATGGATTTAGGACAGGTACTACACATGAATGGAGGTGTGGGAGAAAAAAGTTACGCAAACAACTCATTACTTCAG CAAAAGGTAATTTCTACGACAAAACTTCTAAGAGATGAATCCATAATCAATGTGTGTGGCAACACACTTCCCAAAAGCTTGGCAATTGCAGATTTGGGTTGTTCTTGTGGACCAAACACTCTGTTGGTGATATCAGAAACTATCAAAGTTGTGGAAAagctttataaaaaaaagaatcataaaTCTCCAGAATATAAGATCTTTTTGAACGATCTACCGGGGAACGACTTCAATACTATATTCCAGTCCCTCGACACCTTTAAGGAAAATCTACGCAATGAAATCAAAACTGAAATGGATCATTGCTACATCTTTGGGGCTCCCGGTTCCTTTTATAGCAGGCTTTTTCCTGATAATAGTATGCATTTTGTCCATTCCTCTTATAGCCTTCAATTTCTATCTAAG GTACCCGAGGGTGTAGATGACAACAAAGGCAACATTTACTTGTCTAGCACAAGCCCTTCAAATGTCCTTAAGGCTTACTATGATCAATATAAAACAGATTTCTCTTATTTTCTCAAGTGCCGTGCCCAAGAATTAGTTGAAGGGGGTTGTTTATTTGTAACTTTAATTGGAAGACAATCTGAGGATCCATCAAGCAAGGAGATTTCTTACCTATGGGATTTTATGTCGGTGGCTCTTAATGATATGGTTTTGGAG GGAattataaaagaagaaaatctCAACTCTTTCAACGTTCCTCTCTATTATCCATCTCTATCTGAAGTGAAGTTGGAAGTTCTCACAGAAGGATCATTTTCCATCAATCAATTGGATTCttctcaaataatttttaaagaaCTTGATAATTATAAGGATGCTTTTAACTCTAAAATTTCAGGATCACTTACAGAAGATGGATACAATTTGGGACAATGCATAAGGGCTATCGCTGAACCTTTGCTAGTTGGTCATTTTGGTGAAAGTGTCACTAAAGAGGCTTTTAACCGCTTTCAAAAATATGTAACTGATAATGTGCCCAAAGATAGAACTaagatcaccaatattactatGATATTGACTAAAAGGCCATAA